TGAAGGACGGGTAGGTATCGCCGTAGCTGGGGTAAAACAGGTCAAAGGTTTCGCGGGTGAAGTACAGCCAGTTGTTCTGGTCGAACACCTTGCGGTTGTAGTCGCCGATGATGTTCTGGAAGTTGCGCTGCCAGGGGGTAATATCGGCGTGGAAAGGCTTGGCGGCCGGCGAGAAATAGTAGGGCTCATCTACCCCCATTTCGTGGAAGTCGGCATGCACCTGGGGCAGCCACTGGTTGTAGAGCGTGAGGCGCTGGCGGCTTTCCTGCTGCGTTTGCCAGGCCCAGTCCCGGTTCAGGTCGAAATAATAATGGTTGTAGCGGCCACCGGGCCAGGGCTCGTGGTGTTCCCAGGAATAGGGCGAGGCGTCCGGCGACTGGCTACGTACCCGGTTGTACCACTGCGCATACCGCTCGCGCCCGTCGGGGTTAATGCAGGGGTCTACCACCACCACTACATTCTGCAGCCACTTCTGCACCTGCTCGTTGCCGGGGTTGGCCAGATCATACAGCACCAGCATCACCGCTTCCGACGACACCGCTTCGTTGCCGTGCACGTTGTAGCTCAGCCACACAATGGCCGGCTGCTGGCGCTGCACGGCGCCGGTTTCCAGCCCGGCCAGGCGCAGGTTGTTGCGCCGGATTTCTTCCAGCCGACCAATATTATCCGGGGTGCCTACCTGCACTACTTCCAGGGGGCGGTGCTCATAGGTTTCGCCGTAGCGCTGCAGCTGCATGCGCCCCCCCGAGGCCTTCACCACGTGGTCTACGTAGCGCAGCAAATCGGCGTGCGTTGTAAAGCGGCTGCCCAGTGGGTACCCAGAAATTGCGCGGGCGTTTGCAGCGGGCCAGCGGCCTGCTGGGCCTGAGCGGCAACTGGCAGCACCAGCCAAAGCAACAGGGGCAGCCACGCTGCCCAACGGCTAATCTTCATGCGAAACAGATAAGGGTGAGCGGGAAAGGAATCAGCGAAAATACAACCCGCCATCAGAACCCAAAGCCAAACCCACACCTTTCTATTGCTTTGCCGACTTACTTAAATGCTTTTAGGCCGAAACAACATCATCGGCCTGAGGAATAGGCTCCGTGATGATAGCCGAGGGGCCTTTTTCCCGCACCTCGTGCAATACCTTTTCTACCACGCCCCGCCCAAAAAGGCTAATGCCCGCATTAAAAACGCCCAGCGCCACGGTGCCAGCCCCTACCCACTCACCGGTGGGCGCACCTTTTTGCTTCATTTCCGTGGCCCACTGGATAAGGCAGGCACCCAAACCAATTACAATAAGCCCCGAGGGAGCAAATACCAACCATTTTGTTTTGTGCGTCGTCATACCTCAACAGGTTAAAATGTGTAAAAGAGCGCCGAACTACGTATGCCCGGGTGTGGCAGGAACCATTCGGCCTTATCTGTGCAATCGTACCTTTGCGGGCGGAGGTTACACGGCGCCCATATTTCCTGCGGAAGTTTGGCGCTGGCGGCACCACTTTCTACTGACTGCTACGGCTTTACGATATTTGCTTATGAGTGCTCTTGCCTACGAACAACTGCTGCGCGAAGCCTTCCGCACCGATGCCGATGCCGCCCGCTACCTCACGGAGCCCGACACCTCGGCCTACGCCGCGTTTGAGCACGCCCCCAAAGCCGACCAGGCGTTCCGGTTTGAGCGGGTGCGCCTGGGCGTGGCCATGAGCCTGATGAAACTGCTGGCCGAGCTGGGCGACCATGAGGAAAGCCGCCGCGTGCTGGATGTGCTGCACCGCGCGCTGCGGGCCCGCTCCGCCACCGACATTGATGCCATTATTACGCGCGATGCCAAGGCCTTTGAGCGGCTTTACACCAACCTGTATGTGAATGAGGAAGGCGAGCTGCTGCTGCAGCTGTTTGAAATGACGCTGGATGCCGACTCCAAACAGCGCATGGATGAAGTAATGGCCGAGGCCCTGGCCCTGCTGCCCGAGCTGGACTTCAGCCACCACCACGACGAAGACGAGGACGAAGAATAAGTCGGCGGCCTCTCCTGCTTCAGATTAGCAGCAAACCACTACCTTTTCGGCGTTTTCGGGCTGGCAAATCTGCCGGGCTGACTTATAGCCTCTTACGGTTACGGTTATGACGCTTGTCTTTCTGGGAGTGGTGCTGCTGATTCTGGGGCTGAATGCCGCTAAAATCTCTTTTGCCTTTGAGCGGTTTCGGGGTCTGCTGATTTTTGGCGGGATTTTGCTGGCCGTGCTGGGGCTGGCCCTCAGCACCATTGTGCAGATAGAAGCCGGCAATGTGGGCGTGCAAACGCTCTTTGGGAAGGTGCAGCCGCGCATTCTCACCAGCGGCCTCAACCTGGTTAACCCGTTGGTAGAAGTCACCCGGTTCGATACCCGGACCCAAAACTACACCATGTCGGCGCTGCACGAGGAAGGGCAGCAGCAGGGCGACGATGCCATACGGGTGCTTTCCGCCGATGGCCTGGAAGTGGTGATTGACCTGACGGCCTTATACCACGTGATACCGGCCGAAACTCCGCGCATCCTCTCCACCATCGGCACCGACTACGAGAACAAGATTGTGCGGCCCATTGCCCGCACCCGCATCCGCGACAATGCCGTGTACTACGATGCCGTGGCGTTGTACTCCACCCGCCGCGACGAGTTCCAGAACCGCATCTACAAGACCATCGAAACTGATTTCCGAAGAAACGGTCTGCAGCTGGACCAGCTCCTGATCCGCAATATTCAGTTGCCTTCTTCGGTAAAAGCCAGCATTGAAAGCAAGATTTCCGCCGAGCAGGACGCCCAGAAGATGCAGTTTGTGCTCCAGAAAGAGCGGCAGGAAGCCGAGCGGAAGCGCGTAGAGGCCCAGGGCATTGCCGACTACCAGAAGATCCTCAGCAACCAGCTCAGCGACAAGCTCCTGCAGTACGAAATGATTAAGGCCAACAAAGAAATAGCTACCTCGCCTAATAGTAAGGTTATTATCATGGGCAGCGGCCGCAGCGCTTCTCCCCAGCTGCTGCTTTCTGATAAATAAGTTCTTTACCAATTCAACACAAAGCAAAAAGCCGCTCCGAACATCGGAGCGGCTTTTTTACAGCTAGTCAGGCTGGTTTATTAATAGCCTTCGTTCTGGGGCAGGGCATTACCCAGGTTAATTTCGTACTGCGGAATAGGCATTACCAGTTCAGGGCTGGATGCAGTGAAGTCACCAATAGAACGGCCGGTACGCTTGTAATCATGTAAACGGAAGCCTTCGAAAGCCAGCTCCAGGTCACGCTCATTCAGGATGCTAGCTAGCGTAACGGAAGCCAGTAGCGGCGCCTTGGCCCGGCTGCGCAGGGTATTGATATCCTCCAGTGGCGTAGCCCCTACCTGTGAGTTCAGACGATAGTTAGCCTCAGCGCGAATTAGGTACATCTCGCTCAGACGAAGAATGGGAATGTTCTGCGAAGATGTATTCCACTTATAAGAGCGCAGACGCCCGGCCCGACGACCATCACCAGTGTAGATAAGAGCGGCACCAATTTGGTCGGCAGCACCACGCTGGTCACCTTCCTCATACTTAGCTGCAAAGGCTTCCAATACCCGTACATCACCCCGGCCACCAAAGCCCCGGATGTTGCTGGAGTAGAACGTAGCCAGGCCGTCGTTAGAAGCCCCAGCATTGTTCTGGTCGTTCTGCTGAATTTCAAACAGTACTTCGGAAGAGTTCTTGTTAGTGAAGGTGGAAATAACGGAGGCGTTCAGCGAAGCACCGCTGTTTTGAATAACGTCATCAGCCATTTCCAAGGCTTTGGCATACTCCCCTTGCTGTAGGTAAACGCGGGCCAGCATAGCCTTGGCGTCATACAAATCAAAGCGGCGCACGTCGGTGCCCTCGTTGGGGTCCGGCAGCATATCCATGGCCGTAGTCAGATCAGCTATTACCTGCGTGTACACATCAGCTACGCTGGCGCGCGTCAGCTTTACGCTGGCCTGCTCTTCTGTTTTGTTGGCCGTGAGGGTAAGTGGAATACCAGGTGTGCTGGCAGGGTCCGGCACACCGTCCGCAGTATTGGAGAACGGGCCAGTCGTCCGATACGGCTGCGCGAAGAGGCGCACCAAATCGAAAAACAGCATACCCCGAATCATGTGGGCTTCGCCTTCAATCAGGCTCCGTTGCGCTTCATCCGTTACCACCGGCGCAGCTTCCAGCACTAGGTTAGCCAGGTTGATGGTCTGGTAGTTCTGGTTCCAGGTCCGGTCGGCTTCTACGTTAATAGAAGTCATGTTTTTGGTAGTCACCTCCCGGTAGCTCTGGAAAGTACCCTGCCAGGTGAGATACCCCGGATCTGACCCGAGCAAATCTGGCAGCAAAACCAGGTTGGTCCCATAAGACTGAGGCAAATCCAGCCGCGCATAGGCCCCAATAATGGCACTTTCTACCCCTTGTGGGGTGCTGAGAGCCGTAGCAGCATCTACGGATTGCTGCGGCGTAATGTCCAGCTGCTTGTCGCAGCTCGTGAGCCCCAGCGTGAGCAGGAAGGCTAGCGAGGCGGCTGAGCGACGTAACAATGTATATTTCATGGCGAAAATCAGAGTTTAGAGAAATTAGAAGCCCACATTCACACCTACCAGCCAGGTTTTAGCCAGTGGTGGGGTGTAGAAATCGTGGCCGAGCAGGTAGCTGGGGCGGCCAAACGTAGTGGTGTTTACTTCGGGGTCGTAGCCATCGTAGTTAGTGATAGTAATCAGGTTCTGACCCGTTACATACACCCGCGCCGACTTCATGAAGCCACGCTTGGCAATTTCGGCCGGAATGGTATAGCCCAGCGTTACGTTTTTGAAGCGGAAGAACGAGCCATCCGAAATCCAGCGAGAGGAAGGAGCCGTGCCGTTGCCATCAGCAAAGCTGGCGCGGGGCACATTGGTGATGTCACCGGGCTTCTGCCAACGCTTTAGCTGGTCCACCGTCTGGTTATCGAAGTAGTCACCGTTTACTGACTGGAACACCCCACCAATGTTGTAGATGTCGTTGCCGTAGGTGAACTGGTTCAGAATGCTCAGGTCAACGCCCTTAAAGCTGAAGGAGTTAGTTAAACCACCCGTGAACTTTGGGTTAGGATCACCTAGTTTTTGCGAGGCTGCGGAACCATAATCGTTGGTTTTCGTGCCATCTTCAGCATAGTACAGCGCATCGCCATTCTCGGGGTCTACGCCGGCGTATTTCACGCCCCAGAATACACCAATTGGTTCACCCTCCCGCACGCGGCCCAGGTTACGGCCGCCAGAGATGATTTCGCCACCGGGCAGCTCGGTAATTTTGTTCCGGTTAGCCGAGATGTTGAAGTTGGTAGACCACTTGAATTCGCCATCAATGTTGCGCGTGTTCAGGCTAAATTCTATGCCGCGGTTCTGCAACGAACCTACGTTCCGGGTTACCGATGGGTAACCACCGGTGTAGGGCAGCTGCAGGTTCAGGAGCAGGTCGGTGGTCTTTTTCTCGTACACGTCTACCTCACCGGAGATGCGGTTATCGAGGAAGCCGAATTCCAGACCCAAGTCGGCCTGAGCCGTATTTTCCCAAGTCAGATCAGGGTTACCCAGGCCCGTAGGCTGAATGCCCGCTACGTCGGCGTAAGGAATAGCCGAGTACAGGCGCCGGAAGGCGAAGTTGCCAATCTCGGCGTTACCCGTGAGGCCGTAGCTGGCACGCAGCTTCAGGAAGTTTAAAATGCCATTCTGGCTCAGGAAATCCTCTTCTGTAATTACCCAGCCAATAGAGCCGGCCGGGAAGGTACCGTAGCGGTTATTTTCGCTGAAGCGCGAGGAGCCGTCTGTACGCACGCTGGCCGAAACCAGGTACTTATTGCGGAACGTGTAGTTGAAACGAGCCAGGTAAGACAGGAAGCTGTAGCCGTTACCGGAGCTGCTGGCACCCGTGATACGGGCAGCCGAGGCAATTTTCTTGAACTGATCGTTCGGGAAGCCCTGCCCCTGAGAGGAGTTAGACTGCTCGTTGTAGCGCTGATAAGAGATACCAGCCAGCACTTCCAGGTTATGAACCTCGTTAAAGGTTTTCAGCCAGGTAGCCGTGTTGTTGGAGGTGAAGTTGGTACCCTGTAGCTGGTTTTGGTAACCATAGCCCGTTGGGGCGCCGTCTTCGGTGAGGCTGCCGTAGTAGAGGCTCTCGTTCAGGTTCAGGAAGTCAACACCGTTTTCGGTGCGCAGCATCAGCCCTTTAATGGGCTCATAGCCCAGGGTAGCCGTGCTAAAAGAACGGTAGGTGCCGGCCCGGTTAGAGGCGTTATCCACGTCTACCAAGCCATTGTAATACAAAGTATTCCGGTTCAGCCCCGTTGGATCGTTAGCGTCATATTGTGCCTGAATTGGCGGCAAGGCGTTCAGCTGTACGGGGTTTGAAAAGGCATTATCATCGGATACCCGGTCGTTCACGGAACGGGTGAAGGACAGGTTCAGGCCCAGCTTCAGTTTATCCGAAATGGAGTGGTCGAAGTTGGTGCGGATAGAGCCCCGACGGTAGCGGTTGCGGATAATAATACCCGTCTGGTCGTTGAAGGTGGTGCTGATGAAAAAGCGGGTTTTGGCATCACCACCCGATACGTTGGCATCGTACTGCTGTACACTTCCTTTCCGGAAAGCTAGGTCGCCCCAGCGGGTGTTTTCCGTGGAGTTCAGATCCAGACCACCTTCTTCTGAAAATACTTCCGCCAAATCCGGGTCTTCGCCATAGTAAAAGTTGATGTAGCCATCGGGGTTCTTGGCGGAGTTCAGAATGGCCTCCGAGAAGAGTTCCTTATACTGATCAGCATTCAGGAATTTCCGGATCCGGGTAGCTTCGCTGCGGCCATAATAGGCGCCCACATTTACGCGGGTTTCGCCGGCGCGGCCTTTTTTGGTAGTTACCAGAATAACGCCGTTGGATGCGCGCGAGCCATAAATGGCCGAGGCGGCGGCATCTTTCAGAATAGTGATGCTCTCGATGTCGTTCGGGTTCAGGTCGGCCATCGGGTTAATGGGCTCCGAGTTGGCGGAGCCTACATCCTGGGAGGTTACCGGAATACCATCAATTACATACAGCGGCTGGTTAGAGGCCGTTACCGACGATGAGCCGCGTACGCGGATCTGCACGCCGGCACCCAGCTTGCCCGAGCCCTGGTTGATTTGCACGCCCGGCGTGCGGCCCTGAATGGCCTGCTCAAAGCTAACGGTGGGCACGTTTTCTACCTCTTTGCTGCTGAGCTGGGTAACAGAGCCCGTGAGTTCCCGCTTGGCTTGTGAGCCGTAGCCGATAACCACGGTTTCGCCCAAGAGCGTTTCGTTGGACTGCAGGCGCACCGTTATGTTGCTTTGCCCGGCCACTGCCACAGTTTGCGCAGTATAGCCAATGGAGCTGAATACCAGGCTGGCGTTTTCCTGCACGGTCAGCGTGAAATTGCCGCTGGCATCGGTGCTGGTGCCATTGGTGGTGCCGCGCTCCAGCACGGTTACACCAGGTAGCCCTGATCCATCACCTGCGGCCGTAACCCGCCCGCTTACGGAACGGGTTTGTGCCCAGGCTGCCACCCCCAGCACCAAATAGAGCACCAGGGTAAGGAGTAGTCTGTGTTTCATGGTAAATGACCTCACGGCCTGATTAAGTGAGAAAAACCTGGTTAGAACAGTTTAAAAATGCCCTTCCCTAATGCGTTTGGCAATACTAAACAATTATGCAGGATTTCAACAGTGTTTAGGACTTTGACTGCCTATTTTGCTGATGCAGACAAGAATCAGAATGCACAGCAAAAAACCCTGTTTAT
The Hymenobacter sp. DG25B genome window above contains:
- a CDS encoding RagB/SusD family nutrient uptake outer membrane protein is translated as MKYTLLRRSAASLAFLLTLGLTSCDKQLDITPQQSVDAATALSTPQGVESAIIGAYARLDLPQSYGTNLVLLPDLLGSDPGYLTWQGTFQSYREVTTKNMTSINVEADRTWNQNYQTINLANLVLEAAPVVTDEAQRSLIEGEAHMIRGMLFFDLVRLFAQPYRTTGPFSNTADGVPDPASTPGIPLTLTANKTEEQASVKLTRASVADVYTQVIADLTTAMDMLPDPNEGTDVRRFDLYDAKAMLARVYLQQGEYAKALEMADDVIQNSGASLNASVISTFTNKNSSEVLFEIQQNDQNNAGASNDGLATFYSSNIRGFGGRGDVRVLEAFAAKYEEGDQRGAADQIGAALIYTGDGRRAGRLRSYKWNTSSQNIPILRLSEMYLIRAEANYRLNSQVGATPLEDINTLRSRAKAPLLASVTLASILNERDLELAFEGFRLHDYKRTGRSIGDFTASSPELVMPIPQYEINLGNALPQNEGY
- a CDS encoding prohibitin family protein, translating into MTLVFLGVVLLILGLNAAKISFAFERFRGLLIFGGILLAVLGLALSTIVQIEAGNVGVQTLFGKVQPRILTSGLNLVNPLVEVTRFDTRTQNYTMSALHEEGQQQGDDAIRVLSADGLEVVIDLTALYHVIPAETPRILSTIGTDYENKIVRPIARTRIRDNAVYYDAVALYSTRRDEFQNRIYKTIETDFRRNGLQLDQLLIRNIQLPSSVKASIESKISAEQDAQKMQFVLQKERQEAERKRVEAQGIADYQKILSNQLSDKLLQYEMIKANKEIATSPNSKVIIMGSGRSASPQLLLSDK
- a CDS encoding SusC/RagA family TonB-linked outer membrane protein: MKHRLLLTLVLYLVLGVAAWAQTRSVSGRVTAAGDGSGLPGVTVLERGTTNGTSTDASGNFTLTVQENASLVFSSIGYTAQTVAVAGQSNITVRLQSNETLLGETVVIGYGSQAKRELTGSVTQLSSKEVENVPTVSFEQAIQGRTPGVQINQGSGKLGAGVQIRVRGSSSVTASNQPLYVIDGIPVTSQDVGSANSEPINPMADLNPNDIESITILKDAAASAIYGSRASNGVILVTTKKGRAGETRVNVGAYYGRSEATRIRKFLNADQYKELFSEAILNSAKNPDGYINFYYGEDPDLAEVFSEEGGLDLNSTENTRWGDLAFRKGSVQQYDANVSGGDAKTRFFISTTFNDQTGIIIRNRYRRGSIRTNFDHSISDKLKLGLNLSFTRSVNDRVSDDNAFSNPVQLNALPPIQAQYDANDPTGLNRNTLYYNGLVDVDNASNRAGTYRSFSTATLGYEPIKGLMLRTENGVDFLNLNESLYYGSLTEDGAPTGYGYQNQLQGTNFTSNNTATWLKTFNEVHNLEVLAGISYQRYNEQSNSSQGQGFPNDQFKKIASAARITGASSSGNGYSFLSYLARFNYTFRNKYLVSASVRTDGSSRFSENNRYGTFPAGSIGWVITEEDFLSQNGILNFLKLRASYGLTGNAEIGNFAFRRLYSAIPYADVAGIQPTGLGNPDLTWENTAQADLGLEFGFLDNRISGEVDVYEKKTTDLLLNLQLPYTGGYPSVTRNVGSLQNRGIEFSLNTRNIDGEFKWSTNFNISANRNKITELPGGEIISGGRNLGRVREGEPIGVFWGVKYAGVDPENGDALYYAEDGTKTNDYGSAASQKLGDPNPKFTGGLTNSFSFKGVDLSILNQFTYGNDIYNIGGVFQSVNGDYFDNQTVDQLKRWQKPGDITNVPRASFADGNGTAPSSRWISDGSFFRFKNVTLGYTIPAEIAKRGFMKSARVYVTGQNLITITNYDGYDPEVNTTTFGRPSYLLGHDFYTPPLAKTWLVGVNVGF